A genomic segment from Pyrodictium occultum encodes:
- the gcvT gene encoding glycine cleavage system aminomethyltransferase GcvT, with product MAGLRRIPLYDVHKSLGAQFGEFAGWEAPINYTSVIEEHVAVRTSVGFFDLSHMGRLLLSGPDAIRVLDRLVPRDISSEEGMMVGPTAFLNERAGFRDDVMTYNLGSEGWLIVPNAANIEKIYAWLEGWIGRLNAQARVEDHTMDWVLFAIQGPKAAELMRMLGAPSEVLDLRILRFRRNVELEAAGARALIVSRSGWTGEDGFEVIAEAGEGEKILRKAAELLPKLEGRLCGLGARDSLRMEMGFVLYGHEIDEDTTPVEARYWWVFQPGPKKECVGCPALREALRRGASRVRVGLKLGKKARVVPRQGDKVYVEDVEVGYVTSGAYSPMLRRSLAQAYIEPSHALMGMTVEVERRGRRYKAKIVDFPVVQPSSRPPA from the coding sequence TTGGCCGGGCTACGCCGCATCCCCCTCTACGATGTGCATAAGAGCCTAGGGGCTCAGTTCGGCGAGTTCGCCGGCTGGGAGGCACCGATAAACTATACCAGCGTGATCGAGGAGCATGTGGCTGTACGTACTAGCGTCGGCTTCTTCGACCTCAGCCATATGGGTAGGCTGCTTCTCTCCGGGCCCGATGCTATACGGGTGCTCGACAGACTGGTGCCCCGCGACATATCCTCAGAGGAGGGCATGATGGTTGGGCCCACGGCGTTCCTCAACGAGCGGGCAGGCTTCAGGGACGACGTTATGACGTACAACCTTGGCTCTGAAGGCTGGCTTATTGTGCCGAACGCGGCCAACATAGAGAAGATCTATGCCTGGCTTGAGGGGTGGATAGGCAGGCTCAACGCGCAGGCCAGGGTGGAGGACCATACCATGGACTGGGTGCTATTCGCCATACAGGGACCCAAGGCCGCCGAGCTAATGAGGATGCTCGGCGCCCCAAGCGAGGTGCTCGACCTCCGCATCCTCCGGTTCCGCCGCAACGTGGAGCTGGAGGCCGCGGGCGCCAGGGCGCTCATAGTGTCGAGGAGCGGCTGGACCGGGGAGGACGGCTTCGAGGTAATAGCCGAGGCGGGGGAGGGCGAGAAGATACTCCGCAAGGCGGCCGAGTTGCTCCCCAAGCTCGAGGGGCGGCTGTGCGGCCTCGGCGCTAGAGACAGCCTGAGGATGGAGATGGGCTTCGTCCTCTACGGCCACGAGATAGACGAGGATACGACGCCCGTGGAGGCCCGCTACTGGTGGGTATTCCAGCCCGGGCCCAAGAAGGAGTGCGTCGGCTGCCCGGCGCTCCGCGAGGCCCTCCGCCGCGGCGCCTCGAGGGTGAGGGTGGGGCTAAAGCTGGGCAAGAAGGCCCGCGTAGTGCCGCGCCAGGGGGACAAGGTGTACGTGGAGGATGTAGAGGTGGGCTACGTGACGAGCGGCGCCTACAGCCCGATGCTGCGGAGAAGCCTGGCCCAGGCGTACATAGAGCCGAGCCACGCCCTCATGGGGATGACAGTGGAGGTCGAGAGGAGGGGTAGAAGATACAAGGCCAAGATAGTCGACTTCCCGGTGGTGCAGCCCAGCTCCAGGCCCCCGGCCTAG